In one Arachis duranensis cultivar V14167 chromosome 9, aradu.V14167.gnm2.J7QH, whole genome shotgun sequence genomic region, the following are encoded:
- the LOC107467862 gene encoding LOW QUALITY PROTEIN: ABC transporter G family member 25 (The sequence of the model RefSeq protein was modified relative to this genomic sequence to represent the inferred CDS: inserted 1 base in 1 codon) encodes MSTTTQREAFGGVETPNGDSPKQPPRESRDIPPFMSPSYPITLKFMDVGYRIKIENKQAKGRCIKKLFATDRESPTPSDQTRSAVMQERTILNGVTGIAYPGEILAILGPSGSGKSTLLNALAGRLHGHGLTGTILANSSKLTKPILRRTGFVTQDDVLYPHLTVRETLVFCSMLRLPRSLPREAKIAAAESAIAELGLGKCEDTIIGNSFIRGVSGGERKRVSIAHEMLVDPSLLXAKKGKTVVTSVHQPSSRVFQMFDKVLVLSEGNCLYFGKGCDAMRYFESVGFVPSFPMNPADFLLDLANGVSHVDGVSERDKPNIRQNLIHSYNTTLAPKVKALCMDTPNIVNPTKNTHPMGRSRYSDRVSFLDWFNQFSTLFQRSLKERKHESFNTLRVFQVIAAALLAGLMWWHSDYRNVQDRLGLLFFISIFWGVFPSFNSVFAFPQERAIFMKERASGMYTLSSYFMSRIVGDLPMELILPTIFLIVTYWMGGLKPDLVAFLLTWLVILGYVLVSQGLGLALGAAIMDAKQASTVAAVTMLAFVLTGGYYVHKVPACMAWIKYISTTFYCYRLLTRIQYGDGRKISYILGCNHGGGDRANCKFLEEDVMGQIGTVGSIGVLFLMFVGYRLLAYLALRRIKI; translated from the exons ATGTCTACGACAACACAAAGGGAAGCGTTTGGTGGCGTAGAAACTCCAAATGGAGACTCACCCAAACAACCCCCTCGAGAATCCCGTGACATCCCTCCTTTCATGTCCCCTTCTTACCCAATCACTCTCAAG TTCATGGACGTGGGATACCGGATAAAGATAGAGAACAAGCAAGCTAAAGGAAGGTGCATTAAGAAACTTTTCGCAACTGATCGCGAGTCACCAACACCGTCCGATCAGACAAGATCAGCGGTGATGCAAGAAAGAACAATTCTAAACGGAGTAACAGGGATAGCGTACCCGGGAGAGATCCTAGCCATCCTTGGTCCATCAGGAAGCGGCAAATCAACGCTCCTAAACGCGCTTGCAGGGAGACTCCATGGTCACGGCCTCACCGGAACAATTCTCGCAAACTCATCCAAGCTCACCAAACCGATTCTCCGCCGAACCGGATTCGTTACTCAGGACGACGTGCTTTACCCGCACCTCACCGTCCGCGAAACCCTAGTCTTCTGCTCCATGCTCCGCCTTCCTCGTTCGCTGCCGCGTGAGGCGAAGATTGCGGCGGCGGAGTCGGCGATTGCGGAGCTTGGACTAGGCAAGTGCGAGGACACCATAATCGGGAACAGCTTCATCCGCGGTGTCTCCGGCGGGGAGAGGAAGCGCGTGAGCATTGCGCATGAGATGCTTGTGGATCCGAGCCTGC TAGCGAAGAAGGGGAAGACGGTGGTTACGTCGGTGCACCAACCGTCGAGCCGCGTTTTCCAGATGTTCGATAAGGTTCTCGTGCTCTCCGAAGGGAATTGCCTCTACTTCGGTAAAGGATGCGACGCCATGCGGTACTTTGAGTCCGTTGGTTTTGTGCCATCTTTTCCGATGAACCCCGCCGATTTCCTTCTCGATCTCGCTAACG GTGTTAGCCATGTTGATGGTGTAAGTGAAAGAGATAAGCCAAACATAAGGCAGAACCTAATTCATTCATACAACACAACACTAGCTCCAAAGGTAAAAGCTTTATGCATGGACACTCCCAACATTGTTAATCCTACAAAGAACACACACCCTATGGGAAGAAGCAGATATAGTGATAGGGTTAGCTTCTTAGATTGGTTCAACCAATTCAGCACACTCTTCCAAAGAAGCCTCAAAGAGAGAAAGCATGAATCATTCAACACTCTGAGAGTGTTCCAAGTCATTGCAGCTGCACTATTAGCAGGACTAATGTGGTGGCACTCTGACTACAGAAATGTTCAGGACAGGCTTGGGCTACTCTTCTTCATTTCAATCTTCTGGGGTGTATTCCCATCCTTCAACTCTGTTTTCGCCTTCCCCCAAGAGCGCGCCATCTTCATGAAAGAAAGGGCCTCTGGAATGTACACATTGTCATCCTACTTCATGTCTCGGATCGTGGGCGATCTTCCAATGGAGCTTATCCTGCCCACAATTTTCCTCATTGTGACATATTGGATGGGAGGCCTAAAGCCTGATCTGGTGGCATTTCTGTTGACATGGTTGGTCATCCTTGGATATGTCCTTGTGTCGCAGGGTCTTGGACTCGCCTTAGGCGCCGCGATAATGGATGCCAAACAAGCTTCAACTGTTGCAGCAGTGACAATGCTAGCATTTGTGCTAACAGGTGGATACTATGTCCATAAGGTTCCAGCATGCATGGCTTGGATCAAATACATATCCACAACTTTTTACTGTTATAGGCTTCTGACTAGGATTCAGTATGGTGATGGAAGGAAAATCTCATACATATTGGGTTGCAATCATGGTGGTGGAGACAGGGCTAATTGCAAGTTTCTTGAAGAGGATGTGATGGGCCAAATTGGCACTGTGGGAAGCATTGGTGTCTTGTTTCTCATGTTTGTAGGGTACAGATTATTGGCCTACCTTGCACTGAGGCGCATCAAGATTTAG